From one Bacteroides eggerthii genomic stretch:
- a CDS encoding beta-galactosidase trimerization domain-containing protein, whose product MKKYSIYTILCLFLLLSLSIQAQQKCKAYRPFPFSLQYFEIAEDKEFIPSTLDDLRAHGVSNLWIRDCKSPKSNDIVKRFQMEGFKIDFMTHGHENFIRDEVPKVSVYDPKYEEVVRGNVKNGLAQLSQIAHPDYVFPYIDEPFHRKPFLDYSAATRAEFKRQYGYAMPKSFEEACKNPRIQLDFLNFQSLIFRDGWMKTAKIVHEFDPRVKIAITHDSHNVYGGGVNSNSQMAMDDVFYWGGDYADLFVYDIYPYLTFDYRYGETGVYRKPRMSQLHYTMAQLRNMTTTYGKKMGFWVGTYNKAWFVRFRGKERAEQFWSEREVLYTAIAGGADYIISPSDYMGHNLPVDQNHWDEYGRGMRIIQKEGAAITDAPKVKANACFLFPRTQYLLTQEEYYNVGLSYELFLRSFGELDILHENQITDDTLNGYQALVLCDVTLLPEKVAEHIVRFVKNGGTVIADCVPQLNENQKTSSIMNRLFGVDNVSIQRVKREGQWVPFVNLPAKYSFPPVNGVTDTNYLFDTWNAMQIVSPRTCKATEATINGYSKNGIPMILTNKVGKGNVILFGFCMQDTYFQACKTDDETTLNALYTQVHNAFAENGIISHIYSSNPEIEAGLRSSSETAYLFVINHETRTDNSQIFLRQLPGKVAKVIDVETSCPIDYICKSNGIDIDVNVPFGKTQLIKITYQK is encoded by the coding sequence TGTTTCTACTGTTATCGCTTTCTATACAAGCTCAGCAGAAATGTAAGGCGTATCGTCCTTTCCCTTTCAGTCTGCAATATTTCGAAATTGCCGAAGATAAGGAATTTATTCCCTCTACACTCGATGATTTGCGTGCACATGGCGTAAGTAATCTATGGATACGTGACTGTAAAAGTCCAAAGAGCAATGATATAGTGAAGCGTTTCCAAATGGAAGGTTTCAAAATAGACTTTATGACACATGGGCATGAGAACTTTATCCGTGATGAAGTGCCAAAAGTAAGCGTATACGATCCGAAGTACGAAGAAGTGGTACGCGGAAATGTAAAGAATGGTTTGGCACAATTGTCCCAAATAGCACATCCTGACTATGTATTTCCCTATATAGACGAACCATTTCATCGCAAGCCCTTTTTAGATTATTCGGCAGCGACTCGTGCCGAGTTCAAGCGTCAATATGGTTATGCTATGCCAAAAAGTTTTGAAGAAGCCTGTAAAAATCCTCGTATACAACTGGACTTCTTGAATTTTCAATCACTTATTTTTCGGGACGGCTGGATGAAAACTGCCAAAATCGTACATGAGTTTGATCCCCGTGTAAAGATTGCCATCACTCATGATAGTCATAACGTATATGGAGGCGGAGTAAACTCAAATAGCCAAATGGCTATGGATGACGTATTCTACTGGGGCGGTGACTATGCTGATCTTTTTGTTTACGATATCTATCCTTATCTGACTTTTGATTACCGTTATGGGGAAACCGGTGTATATCGTAAACCTCGTATGAGTCAGTTGCATTATACTATGGCACAACTTCGAAACATGACTACCACTTATGGTAAAAAAATGGGATTTTGGGTAGGTACTTATAATAAAGCTTGGTTTGTACGTTTTCGTGGAAAAGAACGCGCTGAACAATTTTGGTCAGAACGTGAAGTACTCTATACGGCCATTGCAGGAGGAGCAGATTATATTATTTCTCCCTCTGACTACATGGGACATAACTTACCTGTAGACCAAAACCATTGGGATGAATATGGCAGAGGAATGCGTATCATTCAAAAAGAAGGTGCAGCCATTACCGATGCTCCTAAAGTGAAAGCCAATGCCTGCTTCCTTTTTCCCCGTACTCAATATCTGCTTACTCAGGAGGAATACTATAATGTAGGCCTGTCTTATGAACTGTTCCTGCGTTCTTTTGGTGAACTTGATATTTTACATGAAAACCAAATTACTGATGATACCTTAAACGGTTATCAAGCTTTGGTATTGTGCGATGTAACATTACTACCGGAAAAGGTGGCTGAACATATTGTCCGTTTTGTAAAAAATGGCGGTACTGTGATAGCTGACTGTGTACCTCAGCTGAACGAAAACCAAAAAACTTCTTCTATTATGAATCGTTTGTTCGGCGTTGATAATGTCTCTATTCAACGGGTAAAACGTGAAGGTCAGTGGGTACCTTTTGTGAACCTGCCTGCCAAATACTCATTCCCACCCGTAAATGGTGTGACCGATACAAACTATCTGTTTGATACTTGGAATGCGATGCAAATAGTATCACCTCGTACTTGCAAGGCAACCGAAGCGACCATAAATGGATATTCAAAAAATGGTATCCCCATGATACTGACCAACAAAGTCGGAAAAGGTAATGTCATACTCTTTGGATTCTGTATGCAGGATACTTATTTCCAAGCTTGCAAAACGGATGATGAGACTACACTCAATGCTCTTTATACTCAAGTGCATAACGCCTTTGCTGAAAATGGAATTATATCTCATATATATTCCTCCAATCCAGAAATAGAAGCGGGATTGCGTTCGTCAAGTGAAACAGCCTACCTGTTCGTCATTAATCACGAAACGCGAACTGATAATAGCCAAATATTTCTGCGCCAGTTACCTGGTAAAGTTGCTAAGGTTATTGATGTAGAAACTAGTTGTCCTATAGATTATATATGCAAGTCTAATGGCATTGATATAGATGTGAATGTACCATTTGGAAAAACACAACTAATTAAAATAACTTATCAAAAGTAA
- a CDS encoding endo-1,4-beta-xylanase yields the protein MKTKTFLLGLSALLLGSISILSCSDDDKEIVSGGKTTPKLGAVVVTETSITHKAATVTAELIDWGGAEPNSSGICWATTPNPSVEQQTKVKIDMSEPGDYEYNIKGLLPETKYYVRSFARNARGLVYSEQLEFETKPESPDMMDYVEVGNPELIGEPGKVNANLASTIISNGGGTLKRAGFVISEHTQPTVEDKMYELSPAKIGNFELTISSLLSGTTYYVRTFGENVKGIVYSSEELSFTTQEADMSLKGNCGNLLIGGTVEVPIGTPGNLNDKAEKIIEREYNVVQIPCYPIAWNSWSALEDMNLDAQRQYVDWCQKRGIKTIGHFLLAGPQTYYPDWFLNKTWSTEELETALENRIKTVIEKMGGDKVDMWTVVNESLNKGVYETCKWSALGTENSLSGGKAVPIYITKAFEYAKKYAPNAELILSERNFLMSMQTDKNAVEFRKLALHLKEKGLCTTVGVQLHQIQAAAGFNNPETMAGWAQLTNHIKWFKDNGFKIIINEVSISKAKKQTDPAFTAAELDCQKRAYVKFMQTAIDAGADGMLFWGLGDGYNSYRQWDECNLYDHNRDRKPAFDGVLEVLMQKFPVTE from the coding sequence ATGAAAACTAAGACCTTTTTGTTAGGCTTGTCTGCTTTATTATTAGGCAGTATTTCCATTCTATCATGCAGTGATGATGATAAAGAAATAGTGAGTGGTGGCAAAACAACCCCTAAATTAGGTGCTGTTGTAGTGACAGAGACTTCTATTACACACAAAGCAGCTACTGTAACAGCTGAATTAATTGATTGGGGGGGAGCAGAACCCAATTCTTCGGGAATTTGTTGGGCCACTACCCCTAATCCTTCAGTGGAGCAACAAACTAAAGTGAAAATTGATATGTCCGAACCAGGAGACTATGAATACAATATTAAAGGTTTGCTTCCTGAAACTAAATATTACGTTCGTAGTTTCGCACGTAATGCACGCGGTTTAGTTTACAGTGAGCAACTTGAATTTGAAACAAAACCTGAATCGCCTGATATGATGGATTATGTAGAAGTAGGTAATCCAGAGTTAATAGGTGAACCTGGTAAAGTGAATGCAAATCTAGCGTCCACTATTATTAGTAATGGTGGAGGGACGCTCAAACGTGCCGGATTTGTAATCTCAGAACATACTCAACCCACTGTTGAAGATAAGATGTATGAATTATCTCCTGCCAAAATAGGAAACTTTGAACTAACCATTTCTTCACTTCTCTCTGGTACTACGTATTATGTACGCACCTTTGGCGAAAATGTAAAGGGAATTGTATATAGTAGTGAAGAACTTTCATTCACAACACAAGAGGCCGACATGTCCTTGAAGGGAAATTGTGGTAATCTGTTAATTGGTGGCACTGTTGAAGTTCCTATAGGAACTCCCGGTAATTTAAACGATAAAGCTGAGAAAATTATAGAAAGAGAATATAATGTTGTACAAATACCTTGCTACCCAATAGCCTGGAATAGCTGGAGTGCCCTAGAAGATATGAACTTAGATGCACAACGCCAATATGTAGATTGGTGTCAAAAGCGTGGCATCAAGACAATTGGACATTTTTTACTAGCAGGCCCTCAAACTTACTATCCTGACTGGTTTCTTAATAAAACTTGGTCTACTGAAGAATTAGAAACTGCTCTAGAGAACAGAATAAAGACCGTAATTGAAAAAATGGGTGGTGACAAGGTAGATATGTGGACAGTGGTGAATGAATCTTTGAACAAAGGAGTCTACGAGACTTGTAAATGGAGCGCTTTAGGTACAGAAAACTCATTATCTGGAGGTAAAGCTGTCCCTATTTATATTACAAAAGCTTTTGAATACGCTAAAAAATATGCTCCTAATGCAGAGCTTATATTAAGTGAACGTAACTTTTTGATGTCCATGCAAACAGACAAAAATGCTGTTGAATTCCGAAAACTGGCCCTACATTTGAAAGAAAAAGGATTGTGTACGACTGTTGGAGTACAGCTTCACCAGATTCAAGCAGCAGCCGGATTTAATAATCCTGAAACGATGGCAGGTTGGGCACAACTGACAAATCATATAAAATGGTTTAAAGATAACGGTTTTAAAATTATTATTAATGAAGTTTCCATCTCTAAAGCTAAAAAGCAAACAGATCCCGCTTTTACTGCCGCTGAATTGGATTGCCAGAAACGAGCTTATGTGAAATTTATGCAGACTGCCATTGATGCCGGTGCCGATGGAATGCTCTTTTGGGGACTTGGGGATGGTTATAACTCGTACCGTCAATGGGATGAATGTAATTTATACGACCATAATCGCGATCGTAAACCTGCATTCGACGGCGTACTTGAAGTGTTAATGCAGAAATTTCCTGTAACAGAGTAA
- a CDS encoding family 78 glycoside hydrolase catalytic domain: protein MKILCKSALLFLLVAVIPLTGMATATNIDRIRCEYLKNPLGIDVATPRFTWEISAGHNGKQTACRLKVATSPQLLKRGKADVWKSRRVNTDIPRMVYQGPALQAHTRYYWQVEVWSNSRKLTSEIASFETAKLSITDWHDAKWISDTFDKEFRKAPLLRKSISLEEKNIKNARLYVSGVGYYEFFINGAHVSDRKLEPGYTHFDKRVLYSTYDVTSMLQHGENVLAAELGNGWLNIQSLSVWEFEKARWRMRPRMIAELRITYNDGTVQTIPTDRTWKTNSGACSFNNLYSGEVYDARLVHKGWTIPGFDDKKWMPAIEVEAPAKILTSQQMPPIRVVREVKPVSMRKIDDYTYIYDMGENMTGVCRLQVQGPTGTCVTLAHGELIHDDGTLNQGNIEIYFKREKNGLPQHVDPFERIQTDTYFLSGNGMETYEPRFTYHGFRYVEVASTRPLTLTQESLTGLCMHTDVEPVGNFACSNEILNKLVEASCNSYLGNLFSIPTDCPQREKNGWTADGYVGMDYGLLFYDGITVYEKWMNDFIDNQRERGDLSGIIPSSGWGYADWIGPVWDAALFIIPNNLYKYYGDTRAIEKMWDTCVRYLQYLEAREKDGKLTYGIGDWVFYKAKTDTHFTSTAFYWLDNVLMAKFADLTGHDGTKYRAKADNLKELINNEWFDAEKKMYANGTQAAQSVGLALGLVPEEHAQAVADNLVRMIRDNGHQLDFGMLGSKFVPAMLVKYGYADDAYKMIIRPEAPSWANWIHRGLTTLPETWVLDKDFKDASLNHAFLGDISAWMMNSLAGINPNPKKPGFAGIIIRPQFINGISWAKGEYRSVRGLIRSEWKREGNQIELNIIIPANTEAELQLRDKSVALKTGKNQLTINL, encoded by the coding sequence ATGAAAATACTGTGTAAATCAGCATTACTTTTTTTATTAGTAGCAGTCATACCTTTAACAGGTATGGCTACCGCTACTAATATAGACCGTATACGATGTGAATATCTGAAGAATCCGCTTGGAATTGATGTGGCAACTCCTCGTTTCACTTGGGAAATCTCAGCTGGCCATAATGGTAAACAAACTGCTTGCCGACTAAAAGTGGCCACCAGTCCCCAACTGTTAAAGCGCGGTAAAGCTGATGTATGGAAATCTAGGCGAGTTAATACTGATATCCCTCGCATGGTTTATCAAGGTCCGGCTTTGCAAGCACACACCCGCTATTATTGGCAGGTGGAAGTGTGGAGTAACAGCCGTAAACTAACGTCTGAAATTGCTAGTTTTGAAACGGCTAAACTTTCCATAACCGATTGGCACGATGCCAAATGGATTAGTGATACATTCGATAAAGAATTCCGTAAGGCTCCTTTACTTCGTAAGAGTATCAGCCTAGAAGAAAAGAATATAAAAAATGCTCGTCTCTATGTGTCAGGTGTAGGTTACTATGAATTCTTTATTAATGGTGCTCATGTGAGTGACCGCAAACTGGAACCGGGGTATACGCACTTCGATAAACGTGTGCTTTATTCCACTTATGACGTGACCTCTATGCTGCAGCATGGCGAAAACGTATTGGCAGCCGAATTGGGCAATGGTTGGCTCAATATACAATCTCTATCTGTATGGGAATTTGAAAAAGCTCGATGGCGCATGCGTCCTCGTATGATAGCAGAACTACGCATTACTTACAATGATGGTACTGTACAAACCATTCCTACTGACCGTACATGGAAAACAAACAGTGGTGCCTGTTCTTTTAATAATCTGTATAGTGGCGAGGTATACGATGCCCGTTTGGTACATAAGGGATGGACGATACCCGGTTTTGACGACAAGAAGTGGATGCCTGCTATAGAGGTGGAAGCCCCTGCTAAGATACTTACTTCCCAGCAAATGCCTCCTATTCGTGTAGTACGCGAAGTAAAGCCTGTCAGTATGAGAAAGATTGATGACTATACCTATATATATGATATGGGTGAGAACATGACTGGGGTATGCCGTCTCCAAGTGCAAGGCCCAACCGGTACGTGTGTCACATTAGCACATGGTGAACTGATACATGATGATGGCACTTTAAATCAAGGTAATATTGAAATCTACTTTAAACGTGAAAAAAATGGTTTGCCTCAACATGTCGATCCTTTTGAACGTATACAAACCGACACTTATTTTTTGAGTGGTAATGGTATGGAAACCTATGAACCTAGATTTACCTATCATGGTTTCCGCTATGTAGAGGTTGCCAGTACCCGTCCGTTGACATTAACTCAAGAGAGTCTTACCGGGCTATGTATGCATACCGATGTAGAGCCTGTGGGAAATTTTGCTTGTTCTAATGAAATATTAAATAAACTGGTGGAAGCCAGTTGTAATTCATATTTAGGAAATCTGTTCAGTATTCCTACGGATTGTCCACAACGTGAAAAGAATGGATGGACGGCCGATGGTTACGTCGGTATGGACTATGGCTTACTTTTTTATGACGGCATTACTGTATATGAAAAATGGATGAACGATTTCATTGACAATCAACGTGAGCGTGGTGATCTTTCTGGCATTATACCAAGTTCAGGTTGGGGGTATGCCGATTGGATAGGGCCAGTATGGGATGCCGCTCTTTTTATCATCCCAAACAATCTGTATAAATATTACGGTGACACTCGTGCCATAGAAAAAATGTGGGACACTTGTGTACGCTACTTACAGTACCTTGAAGCTCGTGAAAAAGATGGTAAGCTGACTTATGGCATTGGAGACTGGGTATTCTACAAGGCAAAAACCGATACACACTTCACTTCCACTGCTTTCTATTGGCTGGATAACGTATTAATGGCTAAATTTGCTGATCTTACAGGGCATGATGGTACTAAGTATCGTGCCAAAGCTGATAATCTGAAAGAGCTCATTAACAACGAATGGTTCGATGCTGAAAAAAAAATGTACGCTAATGGTACACAAGCAGCTCAATCGGTGGGGCTGGCGCTAGGATTAGTCCCCGAAGAGCATGCGCAAGCCGTAGCTGATAATTTGGTACGTATGATCCGCGATAATGGTCATCAATTAGACTTCGGAATGCTGGGGAGTAAGTTTGTACCTGCCATGTTAGTTAAATATGGCTATGCTGATGATGCTTATAAAATGATAATTCGCCCTGAAGCTCCTTCTTGGGCCAATTGGATACATCGTGGCCTTACCACACTACCCGAAACCTGGGTTTTAGATAAAGACTTTAAAGACGCATCGCTCAATCACGCGTTCTTAGGTGATATATCTGCCTGGATGATGAATAGTTTGGCAGGCATCAACCCTAATCCTAAGAAACCTGGGTTTGCAGGTATCATCATCCGTCCGCAATTTATAAATGGCATATCATGGGCCAAAGGAGAATACCGTTCCGTTCGTGGACTTATTCGTAGCGAATGGAAACGAGAAGGCAATCAGATTGAACTTAACATCATTATACCAGCTAATACCGAAGCTGAATTACAGCTAAGAGATAAGTCCGTGGCTCTGAAAACGGGCAAAAACCAATTAACAATTAATCTATAA